From the genome of Oncorhynchus gorbuscha isolate QuinsamMale2020 ecotype Even-year linkage group LG18, OgorEven_v1.0, whole genome shotgun sequence:
GTAGATATTAAAAGAAAACTGTGACTTTTGGCCTACATAGAACAAAGCTCATGTTCATGTTCAAAGGAAATCTTCAAGGAGCCTGAGCTCAAACTGGAGGCAAGACATGATGCAAGGATAGTGAAATAGGCCTACTGcaacaaatcaaataaaaatatgttGTATTCATATTTGTCTAACATGCTGGCGTCGGGCAAGTTCATATAGCTGATATATGATGATCGTTATTAAACTAAGTTCATGTGtgaaaaaaaaagaaacaaaatgTGACTTCTGCTTTTAACCCAACCCCAAAACACAGGTTTTTGGAGAGGTGCAGGGTGGCTGCCACACTGAACACTTGGGGAGCTGTTGTTGTGAGGGTCAAGTGCCTTTCTCAGGGGCACAACAGCAGGCAAATGGCATCTAGAAATGTAATGCTAGCAACCAATTGTTGCCAGCTCACTTCCCGACAGATTTTTTCAGTCGGACCTGAGATACAAACTCGCAACCCTCCGGCCACTGGTTCACCTCtctaaccgccaggctacctACTTTATGGAACTGGGCTGCTTCCTGGGCTTGCAACCTGGACTCTGGGGTAtatgtaacatagtaaacgtaatCCGGGATACTCAATCCATTGTCTATGATACTTTACGGATTACAATTCTTATAATATGTTACACATTTGTTAAACgtttgatatgttacgaatttgttgtagctaatgttagctaggtggcaaCCTAGCTAGGCTTGGAGTTAGGGTCAAGGTtatgagttaggttaaagggttaaactAATTCACTTTTCACCCGGTGAAACTCTTTCCAACCGGGTAACCAAGGCCAGATAATCGAATCCCCTCAATGCTGCGCATCTTGTGTGAGAGAAGCGCATGCAGCGGCTCACGTGACTAATTCCCGGAAGCCACCTCTACATGACCAGCTGTTAGCTACACAGTCTCCGCTCGTCCTTATCTCAAGTGAAGCTAACGTTGGTTGTTGATGCCATTTTCATTTTGTTGCTAATTGTCTGTCACTAATATGAATACGTTGAATTTGAAGGCTTTATTTATAAATAACAATATACAAGACCACAGAGTAGCAGCCGCAGGCTACTTAATAGCACGCACCCACAACCAAATATGAACACGATCATGTCAGACAGAGTGCGCAAATTAGTTTCTGCAACCTTGATACAACCTTGGACGTGGCCGATTATTACTGCCCCAAAGGTAAGCAAACGATTAAAGTCTCAAGGAAGACGTTTCACATGGTTAACAACAAAACACATATCTTGTGCATGTAAACAAGTTGTCTTTGGTTGCAACGGCAGCCTAGTGTTCAAATGGTGGATTACAATGTTGTGAGGTGAGGATTTACTCCCACTCTATAGCATTGGGAGGAAGTGATTTATTGTTATCTGCCGTAATATAATTttccattttcttgtttgctgaCCACACACAGGCATTTGTAGGATGCATTCACAGAATTTGCACATTAGAAATCAGTTTTGCTACCCTAAATCTGAAACTTATCGTTACAGGTCCAGCTCTCCAGTCTATCCAGTGAGCCTGTCATCGCTTCCAAAAAGCCTTTCAAGGTGGAGCTTGTAGGGGGAAAGCGTTACTCATGGTGCACTTGTGGACACAGCAAGAAACAGGTGAGGGCACTACAATCATGCTTTACATTGGTCACCATGCGCCCATCACTCTACTTTCAATGAAACAGGTTCATTGAACTCTGTCATGTGGAATTGGATCAGATTTGCTTTAGCATACCAACGCAGCAGATTATTCAGTGCCACAGAATCTAGCAGCAGTAACTAATTTAGAATTTGAGGTCCTCAAACGCTGTCGTGTTTCTCCCATCTTTCTGTCTTAGCCTTTCTGTGATGGAACCCACAAGACTAAAGCCCAGGGCCTGATGCCTCTGCGCTTCATCCCTGAGAAGGACTCCAAAGCTTGGCTGTGTGGCTGCAAGTACACCGCTAACCCACCATACTGCGATGGCACTCACAAGCAGGAATTCATCCAGTCTGCCCTGTTCCCAGAGAACACCGACTCCTGAATGGCTAGGCGCTGAATATGTTTTTGTCCAAATCACTGAGCTGTGGGTCCTCTGAGTTCTGGTCCTGGAGATGTAGGACCAGAATCACTGGTTCTGAAAGTAGCTCTGCACTTGGGTGATTGATGGCAAACAGATGACTTATGTACATATCTGACATACTGTGACATGCttagatctgatgtgaaaagatctgtgattggtcaaaagactgattagtggaaaaaatatcagaattgggctacaTGTCTAAACGCAGCATTAGGAACCCCATTATAATATAATGGGAAACTCTCGGCTTAGCACTAGCTTTGAACAAATCTCCCACTGTAGTCCATACAAGATTTACATGACATAAGAGCGCTGTGAACAACTCAATTGAGGATGCATCCTATGATAGACTGATACTTGTTATGGGGCAATTCTACAATAACAGAATGATGCTGAGATTTCACTTTAAAATATGAAAACCAATGATTAAAGTTAATCAAACCATTCAACTTTATGCACAATGGCTAgttttaacaatttccacaaaaaaaaaacatttacttgAAGAGTGCAAATGCAAAGTTAGGTAACAGTGTCAGTCTCTCATTCTTTGTAATCATTggtttgtttggcatacattttaaagtgaaaaatagTTACTGTGGAATAGCCCTGTGTGTGGTATGCACTGGTGCTTCTGTAAATTGTGATGAAACAGATTTAAAATGTTAATGCTCTGCTAATGATACGCACAAGTATTGTGATGGACTGTTTCTCCAAATCAAGTATTGTAATAGAACACTAAATCATAGGCTTTCTATAAGATTAATTGTTTAAGATGTATTATTCCCTCCATGGTGTATTCTGTCGGTTGAAATTAAAatgatcaaatacattttttacttTCTCTTAATTACGGTCACATTTTGCCATGCTATAAACTGTTTTGTATGTCACTTATgaagaaatgcaatggttcaacCTAAAGCATCCTCTGCATTGAAGTCGTGAAAATCCAGATTCTTTGGAGAGCACATAGTTGCCATGGATCCCAACTTAAAATCAAGTTAAACATTTCTAAATAGCAGCATAATGATAATACATGCTTTAAAGCTCTGCTACTCATGACTGGTTGTTGATAGCAATTTCAGATTTCTTTGTATTAAAAGTCCAAATGGAGACTTATCACAAGGGCACTGGCAAGTTCTGATATTTGAACTGCTTGAGAAAATAACTCAAACTAATCAGAATGGGACACTGAACTCAAAACCAAGTAAGTAAACTTTTTAATGACCTAAACATGCACATATGGCTGATATTTTAGAATAATATCATTGAATGGTCAAAATATACATTGAGGGAATGTCAAAAGTGTATGAAAATACAACATGGTGTACATGGTCAGATATACAATTCCCTTTGAGCTCATTTCTCTGTAAGTAGAACGGGTACCAGTATGTAATGTTGAAAAACATGTACAGTAAGCTATGTTTTTTCAGACAATTGTAGTGCTGCTTGGGGCTTGATAAATAATGGCTTTCTAATGTCAAAGCACAGGGAAGTTCAGTACTCGTATACTGTGATCTGCATTTCAAAGAAAGTGCATCAAACGTTTCGTACATATCTATTGTCCTTGGTGATTGGGGCCATTACCAGTAGAAAGTACTGCATCTATCTACATACACCAGAgttattatatacagtatgaccGACGGCAAGAAGACATCTTGCTTTTTTATTTCTagttaatatttatatatatggaCATTGGCTTTGCAATTCCATTCAGCATTTTGTCATAATTGATATTTTAAAGCCAAATTAATTCTGAAGAATTGGGGGAAGGAATCGTTGAACCGACTGCATATTATACAGTtacaaaacaattacaatatccTGTATAAAAGATACTATATACATCACCAGGTATGTACGAATGCTCACATTGGatacatattgtacattttgtatGTATGTTTTActctaacacacagtcacacacacacattgaaattAAATGTCCATTTGGCTGCACTTGACAGTCTTTTGCTGATCACAATCGCCCTCTCTCTTAGTACTCTCTTGGCAgattttctccttctctgtccatTGGTCCATTGAGGGGCTACTCCAACATTTTGGGGCAATTCCGTTCCACTCTCCATGTTCCTGGGATGTATCAGATTTAGGTTGGTGGTGATACCGCCCCTTTGTCCCCTCCCCTAGTCTCAGTCGCCGCTCCATTGCTTTTGCCGTTGACGTTCACCTTGCGGGTGTTGCTCCCTGACTTGGAGGCTAGAGGGAGCCGTTGAGTACCGTTGGGTCCTGTGGTACCGCTGGGGCTCTGAAGGGTGGAGGGCTGGCCTCggagggcagggctgggcaggGTGGAGGCTCTGGGGGCCTGACCAGCCGGGCTCAGGGCCTTGTCGCTGTGGGAGTCACTCTCAGAGGTGGGGCTTGTGTTGACACCGTCGGAGTGGGCCTGGGCGGCACCTTGGGACAGCCGTCGACGCTTCCGGGTGGGCTTGACCCAGTACTGCAGGGGGAGGGGGCCATTCTGCAAAGAGTcacagagagaagatgagaactCTCCAGACACGTGAAAGATCACTCAGATCCTAGGACCTAGCAACGTAGATGTTTAGTGAAGTTGGGATTAGGGTTGGAAGTGACAACTGAAGCTTGGTCAGTGTTGTTGTTATAGCCAGTGTGTCAGTTGGCACTTACACGTCGCCAAGAATACATGTAGGCAATATCCATCAGCGTGTAGTAGTCCTTTAAGGGCTCATCAGCGTACAGCACTTCAATCTGTTAAGGTAGAGATCACTATTACACATTAATAGCACACAAGTCCAAGAGAAGGGTGTGGTGGTGAAGTATGGGAATAAGTATGAAGTATGGGGCTAGTCCACCTAAGTGAAAGCACACATGATCTACTGTATAGGAATGCAGCTTGTCACTAAAATACAGTATTGCGACAAAGCCGTTGTTGGTGTATGCTATGGCTATCTATGGAGTTGTGAGGCGGTTCTGTGCAGCCTGTAGGAATTACCCGTAAGGTGTTTGGAATGTCCATCTTGCTACGCAAGAACTTGGCTAAGTGCAGGACGGTCATGGCTGCCGGGCATTGCAGGAAGCGTTTGCTGTTGGTCTGAAAATGAGGAGAACAGTACGTGTGGTTAGAACCGATTTTATAACTAGAGGGTAAGGGCAGGACATAATATGAAAGGTTAGAAAAAtgtggtcctgtatggctcagttggtagagcatggcgcttgcaatgtatgcacgcatgacagttgtttttaaaataaatgtattatCATTTAGATAGTGTGGGTGACAAATTTACATCAGCATTTACTGGGTTAGCATTTTATGGTTGAATCACTCACATTGTCTCCTTCTGTATTCATAGGTTGTGTGTCACTTCTATAAGAAAATGGAAAAACAGCATGGGTTAAGATGAGCATAGCTTTGTTTTGAAATGCTTTTTTACCCAGCTTTCTGTTAACAAACTTATTAGCACGAAGAGATACAGCCCTATTATAACACATGTGGTCTGTTCTACATGAAACAGCCCTATTATAACACATTTGGTCTGTTCTACAGGAAACAGCCCTATTATAACACATTTGGTCTGTTCTACAGGAAACATCCTATCTAATTGGTTGCATGAAAAAGACTAAGAGATCACACATTCTAGAACTTACTTGTTCTTCTCATGGAACTGAATGGAGAGACTGATGATTTCATCTTCTGCAATAATAGTTGGCTCCTCCACCACTTCTCCTGGCTCCAGGTGTTGGTTTTCCTGGTTTGTGTAGAAGTCCCGCCTTCGTTTCATCTCATCTGATGTAAACAAAAAGTCAGAGTGAAAAAGACGTTGGCATATGTCCGCTTTTAATTATGAAAAGGGGGCAACTGTTCACGGGCTCAAACAGGCTTATTGTACTGTAATTAGCACTAAATATGCTCCTTGTAAAATACTGCAAtgtacactgaacacaaatataaatgcaacatgtaaagtcccatttttcatgagctgaaataaaatataaaaaatgtccCATACGCACAAAAAACATTTATCTCAAATTGTGCAcccacatttgtttacatccctgttggtgagtatttctcatttgccaagataccagacaggtgtgacatatcaagaagcagattaaacaccatgatcattacacaggtgcaccttgtgctggggacaattaaaggccacaacacaatgctacaaatgtctcaagttttgatggagcgtgcaattggcatgctgactgcaggaatgtccaacagagctgttaccagagaatttcatgttaatttctctaccataagccacctcatacgttgttttagagaatttggaagtACATCCaacagattacaacctctcactttcggttatttgaaaatgaaataatctaAGAAATACTGCCATTTTTAAAACAAATCCTAAAGTTGGTtgtaatttcagtttaatccaccagaaaagactgaacaaatattacaacaaatatacTAACCGATAAAATAAAAATGGAGTTGAAAACagtataatctttgtaaattatatcataaataggactggtggagtcaCACTAgcagctaacaaaaatatatggaaaggtctgctctatccaaaattacaaccaactaattgcagcattaccacaaaaaatggaagaggcaagagGATGGGGGAAAAACCTgtgtcggccctgcattaaagaccataaTTGGTTAAAGGAAATTGTGATAAAAAAGTATCCccgtttcatttaaggaccagaaaattgacagctgtgccatacagattgcaaaatagttgtgaAGAGATTAGGGATGTACTGATTCCATTGCACATTGCTTAAAAACAGATACACAAATGACAGCGAAAGTTAAATTAAAATTATTATacacaattatatatatatatatatacacacatacacacacacatagagtacaagtcaaacgtttggacacacctactcattacaacatagaataatagtgaactatgaaataacacatatggaatcatgtagtaaccaaataagtgttaaacaaatcaacatctattttatatttgatattcctcaaagtagccacctttttgccttgatgacagctgtgtttgtgtgtgtgtgtatatgtatatatatatatatatataggtttttggaaatgatgcagacaattacatagattgtggcttctatcaatcttcaatattaaagctgatctaccccctaaaaaaGGACATTCAACCGGCCTTACAACCGCAGATCTTGAGTAACCATGCCAGCCCCAAGACCTTCATATTCTTCAACCTGGGGGTGTTGAGGAGTATTTCTGGCTTTAATAAAAGCCCTTTTTTGGGGAAAAGCTCATTCGGATTGGcttggcctggctccccagtgggtgggcctgtgcccctgcccagtcatgtgaaattcatagattaggacctaatgaatttatttaaattgactgatttccttctatggattgtaactcagtaaaatagtttgcgtttatattttttgttcagtatttgtATAGACAACTCCTTATCTCAAGAGATATGGTCTTACCTTTGAATAATCCAGGCACCAACTTGTATACAATGTCCTGTAGAGTCTTGTCTGACCTGAGAAAGGATATGCAAATGATAAAGCCACTTACTAAAGATAAGACCATGTTGGTTGCACTTATAGACAGATAATA
Proteins encoded in this window:
- the LOC124003649 gene encoding CDGSH iron-sulfur domain-containing protein 3, mitochondrial-like — translated: MNTIMSDRVRKLVSATLIQPWTWPIITAPKVQLSSLSSEPVIASKKPFKVELVGGKRYSWCTCGHSKKQPFCDGTHKTKAQGLMPLRFIPEKDSKAWLCGCKYTANPPYCDGTHKQEFIQSALFPENTDS
- the LOC124003648 gene encoding polycomb complex protein BMI-1-like: MDKMQPSLLKITELNPNLICPLCVGYFIDATTIVECLHSFCKTCIVAFLETNKFCPRCDVQVHKTCPQLSIRSDKTLQDIVYKLVPGLFKDEMKRRRDFYTNQENQHLEPGEVVEEPTIIAEDEIISLSIQFHEKNKSDTQPMNTEGDNTNSKRFLQCPAAMTVLHLAKFLRSKMDIPNTLRIEVLYADEPLKDYYTLMDIAYMYSWRRNGPLPLQYWVKPTRKRRRLSQGAAQAHSDGVNTSPTSESDSHSDKALSPAGQAPRASTLPSPALRGQPSTLQSPSGTTGPNGTQRLPLASKSGSNTRKVNVNGKSNGAATETRGGDKGAVSPPT